In Centroberyx gerrardi isolate f3 chromosome 7, fCenGer3.hap1.cur.20231027, whole genome shotgun sequence, the sequence gtgtggggcggggggggggggggttgtagtCAGGAGGGTATTTAAACCTTTTTAAGCGTGCAGATCTCAGCTGCTTgaacaacaccaccacaaccgaagaagagagagaagagagggaaggctgAAAGAGAGACGAAAGAGGAAaactggagaggaagaggaagaagaggagagagagagagagagagaggcatctttaagaaaaaagagaggaaagcaaTCCTTCGGAAAGACGGCGTAAGACATCGAGGCACCTCCAAGAAGCCGCTGAAAAAACCTACAAGGACCCGAAGAAGATTGTTTCAAGAGAAGCGGGACGGTCCCAAACAGAGCCAGCAGAGACGACCCAGCAGTCGGTATGAGCAGCTCCGGCTCGGACGTCAGCGTCAGCGAGGTCACCGTCCCCACCAAGGTGACGGGCGGCCCCACCACCCCCCGACGAGGACCCCTCAAGTTCAAACAGAGGACGGCCCCAAAGTTCAAGAGCAAACCCCCCAAGAAGGGAGTCAAAGGGTAAAGGGGCTTGTGCTTCTCCAATAGAAAAGAGTTCTTGTTTGTTAGTTCTGTCTGTGgaaacaaatgtttttcttctttcagaTTTGGGGATGACATCCCTGGAATGGATGGGCTCGGTACTGGTGAGCGCATTATCCCTCTTCTCCTaatcctcatccctctctccaactCAGTTCTCCATCTTTCAGAAGTGAAATCTCGCTGTCTCTCCATGAGATCTGGGATGAATCGTATAGTTACTTATTTGCAGCTACTGTTTGACCCAAATTGCCAAGTTGACCCATCCTACCTGCTTTATAGAGTATAAAGTTGTGTCTTCTTGTACTGTGAGTCAGCATATATTGTTCTAtgtaactttacattttgggcaTTTTGCTGACCTGAGatccagggttcccacactcacttggacatcaaattcaaggactttttaATGACTTTCAATATCTTGTTTGGTGTACTTTGATTACCCaaaatgtttaatgtttaaaaaaagtttAAGACTTGACATTGGTCAACATTAGACATCATAGTGGCCTCGTTTCTTACTGGTCTTCTCAAGTCAAGAAATGCtggtgaaatccttcattttcaaactgctgctgcatcaacgcaaatctccatcacagggtttttcctcaggatgtgaagtgttgagaGATCcagagctgaggcatattgatgaattttggctctatattttaataaaaaatcaaGCACTTTCAAagccttccattcattttcaaaaacctttatggactttttttatatttcccaaatccacaaactttcaggCATTTTCAAGGCCCACAGAAACCCTGTAGATCCCCAACATTAGGAGCAACCATGAGTAAAGAATGCAATGCTCCCTTTGTGTCCCTATATTGTCATTTAGCACACTGTTAACTGTACAGTAACTGTCAAgctgtagtgtagtgtgtgagTCAAGACCAGGGCCAAAGGGGGTCAAGACTGAGACCAAGACCAAGATCAGAGCAAAATAATggaaggtggaaaaaaaaaaattggaacatTTTTAGATAGGCGGGAAAAAGTTGAGTCAACATCCAAATAATGgccgagaccaagacaagtcagGGTCAAATTAGGCACCAGACCGAGACCAGACTCAAGTACTACAGCCCTGGTAACTGTGCGATgaaagaggattagggccacatgtgaaaattttatttgagttctgacttGAAACTCAGAATcgcagaattctgactttaatcctcttccgtactgTTCTGATTATGCAaatgctgtctttctctgtttgttctcCCCCTGCAGACTACACAGTCGTGTGTCCCTGGGAGGCTTTCAGCCACCTGGAGCTTCATGAACTGGCCCAGTACGGAATCATTTAATAGGAGCAGTTTTCCTCCAGCTTTCCACCCCGAAGCAGAAACACAGACCGGATCCAGCCTCAGTCCTAGATCACATATTAGTCGACTCGGCATGAAATCATCTGAATAATGAGACTGTGGCCTTGGAGCAGACCATGCGAGCCAGAGTCCTGTCCTCCACCCAGCCGAGGACCGGGGGAGTCGGCCGAAGCTGCCGCCTGATAGCCTGAGCCTCTTCAGCCTATGTAGTAAATGTAGTCATTCATACAGaagagtattagggccattgtaggtgaattttcttcttttaccgcagccagggggaggggggtcatATTCTGacaaaaaactcagaaattctgagattaaagttggaaatttgcaagaaaactACTTATactcagaaatttgtgagaaaaaactcagaaattttaaaaaataataataatttgactTTAATTCTCgcatttttttctcctatttctgtgtttttttctcacaaatttctgactCTAAACTCAgaaatttctgagttttttcttgcaaatttctgagggtttttttcttgcaaatttcagACTTAAATCTAAGTATTTCTAAGTTTTTTCTCAGACTatgacccccctcccccttgctgtggtaaaaaaaaaaagaaagaaaaaagaacctACAATGGCACTAATACTCTTCCGTACTTTCAGGCATTTGGGCATTTGCAGCAGTACAACAATAGTGGGTGAAGAAAACTCTTCTTacgtgttttttgtttgttttgtgagaCATAACTAGGACTAGGGAACATTTAACAACAGTTAGTGTGTGTAAGCCTTTTCCTGCTGCCATTGATTTGACATCAATGGCAGCAGGAAAAGGCTTACAGTAAACTACTGTTCATAGATGACAGTAAACTTGACGTTTACTGTCATCTATGAACAGTAATTTACTGCTCATATAGGAATTTAAGTGACTAAAATATATGTGTAAGCCTATTTTGTTCACTTATGAGTTTTCATTGATATTTTGATGCGTATTCTAGTCTATCGAGAGGATATATGTGTAGGCCTTTGCCATATGAGTTATGAatatttccacattttcatTGCATATGTAAATTTACTGTAATCTTAATCTTTTTTatggattttatttattttgtcatttatttatgctgaatgtaatgtaattgtaCTGCTAATCTTTCAGTCTCTCCCCTGGCTTTTGAGGGGATTTTGAACATATACAGCTTGAAGTTCTGATGCTGCTAAAACTGTTTTGCCTTATAAAGGGATTTCTGCTCAACCTGAACTACATACATATGTGTCTTAATAGTCCTTCAGGTAAACTATAAATCTATAGTGTAGCCTATTCTGTTTTGAACTTGGgtaagaaaatgagagaaaataaaacaaaaatcagtctGTTGCAAATATCACATAGGAATAGATAACTTTAAACTTTATTAGTTGACAAAAGGTTCATCAAGTGGTTATAAAATACAGCATAGTCTATATTTTAACATCTAGAACcgtacaaacaaaacaaagagcgCTAAGGAGACAAGATTGTGATTTACGGCaaagtgtaaaaacaaaactgaagtgcacagagaaaaaaaaaataaacactgatGCTAATTCAAGAAtggtttgataaaaaaaaagacaaacatgaGTGATTATaaattttaatttgtgtgttttgtctggtaAAACCATGATCCTGATATGATAAGGATGAATGacatgttttctgtgtctgtgctaGAAATTCGTCACGTCACTGAAATCACTGAAATCCTTCCTGCTGTTTCATGATTTAAACAGAAGGTACGGAGCAAAGgtttacattcacacagtgaTTCTTGTGGGACACTTGTGGGTATTTCTCAacaatgtaaaaagaaaaaaaaagtctttcagTAGTAGGTCAAAGTGCAAACATATGGTGGTGATAAAAAGTTCTGAGTGCCATTTCTTTTACTATtgacagtatatacatatatatatatatatatatatatatacgttcAATAGTGCTGAATATAAATTGGAAGAGAGGGCAGAGGTACCTTCAAAAGCTCTCTTACGTAACAGAACTGATCTGTTTCCAGGTCTCTGTCATGCTGTAAGTGGCTCTGGTTAAATCCTGACTCAAACTCCATCTTGTGGCCAAATGAGATAAAGTCAAATAATGAGGCGGCCATTCACTCTCCACTCCTTTCTCAACACACTCTGGCCACTGAAGCAGTGTCCTGAATCTTCAAGTTCCATGCACTGAGAGACAACTGCCATCTTACCCAAACTTTCATATCAAACCCAAACTTTGTCTcagcatacatacataacacccccccccccccccaacccctcttTTAAATTTAAAACACTAGCATTCAACATCAACAATAAATAAGAGCATTCTTTCACGCAGTGCAAAActagaaccaaaaaaaaaaggaaaacagctGATGTTACCATGAAAGACCTTAAAGAGTCCAAACTGACTGAAATTTTTAATGtctcataatgtaataacttcataactaatgcaataaataaaaatgtgcatCTACATGAATTAACCTGCCGGATAATGCAAcatcatcacattattacattgtcCAGAAATAGTACTTCATAAAGGGGTAGGtctaactgatgatgtaatgatattgactaaataatgaaatattataAGTTATTACAGTCTTATgatattattatgacatcatcagtttaCACCTGTTGTGAAGTAACAATGCCCAGTTTATGTAACAATGTTATGTTCTTACATTAACTGGGAATTCTTTAGATTAACAGGTTTATTTTCACCctatttagagggacattttattacattttggccaGTTATATTATCAATTTTGAGGAGCTGGAATAGGACAAAGAACAAGACTAGATTCCCATTTACAGAAGAGATGTGCAGATGTTCAGGAGGACACAACAAAGCAAAATGTTTACCGTTTATCAGCTGACAGGGATTCAAGGCTATTCTTTTCATCTAATTCATTCAAaacactgttctctctcttctagGTGGCAAAgtggatgtgtttgtttttatctcaaGACGTCCTTTCATTGTAACTCTATCTGACCCAGCTTTTCTGtcctcacaccacacacagcccTTTTCTCAATTAGTACCAGAGAATACAGGCAGTGGCAACTAAGCCCTGCGCTGAGATATCACTTGATGCCTCCGCACAATGGCCACCGAACAAATTATGACAATGATAATGGGAGTCATCTCTCACACCCCTGGGTCAAAATCCTTTCAAAGCAAATCATTCATTGGCTAAGTCTGTCTGTTAACAAAAAGGTGTTTCAGGCAGGTTTTACAGAGGGAATTTGTGGGTCGGGGGAAGGTAAAGAGTTTTTCCTTCAAGTCTGTAGTTAAGATAATAATCCATTAAACGATTTCAAAACCATATATTTATAAACCACGTAAAAATGCCTAGGAATATGTATGATTTTAAATgcctttgttttttgtatttttttttttttgtttcggTAATGACCCAGACTTGTGGATGGGATGTCGTGGAGGGGTTGTCATGGCAACCGTTTTGGCATCAAAGAATGACAGCGACCTCTCGACCCTTGACGGCATCCTGGCGGGCTGCATAGCTGGGGGTCAGCGGGTAACTAGGCAACGGGTGAACATGGTCATAGtccgtgggtgtgtgtgtcggtatgTGAGTCAagtccactgtgtgtgtgtgtgtgtgtgtatgtgtgtgtgtgtgtgtatgtgtctactATGTCTGTGCCAGCTGTAGCTCCTCCAGTCCGTGTTTGCCCAGGTGATATCTGGCCAAGTCTTTCCGGGTCACCAGTCCAACCACCTGGAAAAAGgcgatgacatcatcatcatcaaattaACAATGGCTGACCCTAGCATTCATTCCATTTTGTGAATGGGAAAAATGATCAAGGTGCCAGCAACATATTGTTTCTAGTGGCACACTGTAAACTTATTTTGCATACAGCCGACATGTAAATCCTATGAAATGTTTAAATACAAATAGACTGTTTCCGGTGATTTggttaatataaaataaatgtgcaTCCATATAATAGCCAAGCACAATACATGTCTagtattttcagttttatggtAACTAACAAGCTCAATGTTAAATAACCTGCGGGCCAGATTAGGATGATTTACATAGAATGCATTAAAACAATGTTACTTAGGCATAATGAGTCTGATGGTAATAAGAGGCATTCTCTGGTGTAGCTTctcagaacaaaacacacacacacacacacacacacacacacacactctctctctctctctctctcttaccttgTTCTCGTCGTCCACTACCACCAGGTGCCTCAGTCCCAGCGCTCTGAACAGCTTGAAGACGCGAGGTAGAGATGTCTCCTGCACACAGAGGGActcatttaataaaatgttcttaCTTTTCATCCTGCATTCcaccatacatacatacatacatcatttCAAAGCATGGAAATTATATCTATGGCATTTACATCTTGAATAATGACAGAGCTACATACTATCTTTTGATATGCTAGAGCAAAATCAAGCTAATATATCAATTTTAGCATGAAGATCAATTTAGTCAAGTCATAATATTTGGCTTGGATTCAATCATAAGCACAAAGTGCATACCTAAATACCCACAGAGGCCTAAAGAAACTAGTCACGCATCAATATGGATTTTGATACTAATAATTTCCCATAATTCTCTcctacttgtttccaatactgATAGCATATATATGACATTTGGAGGATGCACCAAAGTAATCCCTACCAGCACACAGCGAAGTTACAattaagtgatgaaaatgaaacaccAGTGAAAGTGATGAAATATGTTTGCTTCACagacattattttttcattcaataCGGCCTTGAGTCTGCAATATATTCTACCCATATTTAGATATTTTCCAGCTGAGCATGGCAGTTCTTTGTTTCGAGTTGTACCCTTTATAAAGCCTGtggcaggtctgtgtgtgtacaccgGCAGCACAATAcgcagtgtgtatttgtgtgtgtgtgtgtgtgtgtgtgtgtgcatgtgcgtgtgtgtacctgtggCACGGTGTAAGGCGTGGGGTTCATGAACTCCGTGAGGTCCATCATGCACTCCCTCTCGTCCTGGGAGACATGGATGCTCTGGATGGGGGGGAAGCGGGGGTAGGCGTCCCTGAAGTCCTTCAGCTGGAGCTTCCTCTGGGTCAGTCTGGACCGGGCCAGCTCCACAAACACCTgggaaggaaacacacacacacacacacacacacacacacacacagtacagtgacGGTGAGGGAGGGACGAATACGGATTCTCACGAATGCATACAGAAACTTTATGCGATGTACATAAACACCTACAATGTCCCAACAGTTGGTTTTACTGACTGTCATCTAGCTgcttttcagtttcatttaaaTTATCACAACAATGTctatgtttacatggacagcaataatcggACTGAGTTGGGACttcttttttctgctgtcagtcatctttttcctctggaAACAAGTTCACAATAGCTGGAAGGCGGAGCGAGCGTTGTCAAGCAGTTGGATCGCTGCTTGTGTTGcaaaaagaataaaatcctCCGATAGAGTCCTAGTTTGAATAAGGTGTTTACAGTCTAAAATGCCCTTCAATAATGCAACTACAATCAGAATACTCAATGTGATTCtccttacttacttacttacaactttgaccttattcgggttaaggtGATCAGAAAATTATAGTGGTATTTCCACACTGGCTGCTGTTCACACATGATGGCATGCGGTCACATTGATGGAACAGGCTgcgtgtgtgaaaggggctaatGATGTATCTGAAAATACTTTGTCTcttctacatgcacacacaacagtaGGCCACATCtcacatacaaaaatgcaacagaaaATGTAGCACCTCGATATCAGACCACTTCctctcactcagacacacacacacacacacaccacatatcaCTCATCTTACCTTGTGTTTGAGTAGAACGATGAGCTGAGAGCGAAGGATGAGGCCGCAGAGCTTTGCtggctgaaggagagagaggacaagagagaaaCGGGTGATGGATGAAAGAGGTTTCCATTGTAGTGGAGGACAAAAAAAGCCTCGGATACACCGTTATACAAAgcatcatcaatctgtgatggcCAATGCATTCcatgagttattttgtgatgaagtgttgtcatttacttttccttccttttcctacatttcccagaatcactttcaacaacccccagagaacgagGGTGTCTAACAGAAGATGAACCAAACCCGACTCATCATGAACAAGGCCCAGGCCATCACAAAAAGTACCTCGTCGCTACCGGCAACGTGCACGACAACAGGGAAGCCGTTGTGATTGGTTGAGGTGTTGCTGAGCACGTCGACGATGGTTCCCACCTTCTCTATCCGGTTGAAACAGGTGACTGGAGAACTCATCACCTctctggaaggagagagagaaagagagaggagagaaggagacaaacagagagaggttgtgtgaagaagaaaaagtgataatgagagtgaaagaaagtgaCGGAGAGAAGTCAAATCCTAATAATACACTTGATTTATATAGAatttatctaaaagcagagtttaagTGCATGAGCggttaaaaataaaactgaacacataaaattaaatgattttacATGGAATTGTCTCTCTTAGGTCCCTGGATGGTTTATGTATCATTTACGAGTCATCCAATCAGAAAAGCTCTTACTTGGCCATTAGCAAATCAGAGAGGATCTTACCTGGCGGTCAACCAGTGGGAAGTGGCAGGAGCCTCCCAGTGCAGGAAGGGAACGCTCTGCAGCTTGATGTGGATGTCATATAGACCCTGGGGACAGGAAGAAAGAGGTTACACacactgtgtgactgtgtgtggctgtgtatgTGTCCCAGCCCCTTTACTCACCTCTACAAAGTAGTCCCCTACTATCTTGGCGGTCATCAGGACAAGCATGATGGGAAGGCCGTAGGTGACATTTCCTGTCGCCTCCACCATGATGACAGTCAAACTGAGAGTCATCCTCACAATGCCCCCTAAAGAGTAGAGGGCGATATTACAATTACAAcaaagtctcaagtcaagtctcaagtctaaatgtagaacagcaagtcaagtcagaacaaatcaagagtccagtatcaatttaatatcttaaagaaaactaaatatctaggacttttcactgcaatatggttttaataggataaaaacttggtaagagcatcatgagtttgatttctagaatcagtttcaacttcaataaattcaatcattccatacaaattcagaaaacagaatttaaattcagtcgtctgctggaacaaatctcatcactttcaatctaagtcatttacacaaacacaagatctcaaatcaagactttagaaaccttttcaagtcatcaaagtacaagtcagagtcaagtcccaagtcaccagaacccaagtcaagtcaagtctcaagtcttctcttcatgcatcaagtcaagtctcaagcagttaaaactgtgactcgagtctgactcaagtccacatcatgagtccccacctctggaacatactattatattttcagtatTGGCATTAACATTAGTATCAGTGGTATTAGTGCATATTTAATGTTaggaaataaaatcaaacattacaAGAATGTCAGTGTTTGATTGGAAAGAAAACCTGCACACACTTGGGCCTCAATGTCACATTGTGACATCACCAcagatatgaaaataaaaattattCACAAAACAAGGAGAATAACGATGAGCTGACACAGTCAGTTAGAATTGAAAAGATCCACAACTTCTGTGCACAGCTAGTTCACGACAGTCTGCACAAGTGCACTTGGAAGCgtctcattccaaaatgctgtatacCCACTGAAGCTCCTTACTCTACTTGCtatttacattaaaaacagacaTGATTACATCCTCAAACTGTTGCCAATTTGCAAGCAAAGGTATTTTGTTGCctaataacttcaataataatCCATAATATGACTTTTATGCCAGTAATCTAATTCTAGCAGGTTTCAATTTTTTCATGACAATActgtcctttccttctcctgtcTGCTAACCATTGAAAAGGACAGAATATTTTAATGTGGCAATACTCACCTAGCTGAGCTGCAGCTCCAATCAAGGCGTATTTACCAGGGTCAGCCCAGATctaacacagaacacacacacgaatgTCAACAATAAGTATTAGTTATCCCAGCCAGGAAAAATGTGGAAATGAAACACTGAAGAAGAATTTTCTATTATCTGGAATCACATCCCTTCTACCACATTTCTACTCACAAAATCATAAATCCCCttctactgtatatttctcttgTATACTTTTCCAGGCACCTCTGTATTATATGGTCATTTCAGAAAGAAAttaaaaagagaaattaaaAAGAGATGATAATTTTAGCCATAACTGACTGGAACCTGCTTAAAAAGATATTTTTCTAAAAAAGtggaaggaaaagaaacaggatcagtgtgtgaaagagtgtgtatTGAGGGCAGGCAGTGATTATGCTGAGATTACAGTGGTGAGATTTGATTTGGCCACAAAGAGTCCTTCTAACTGCAGCACTCAGCTGGGAAAATTAGTGTAAATTCCACTCAAGGGCCGAAACAGTGaactgaaaccacacacacacaccatacccTGACACAATGTGAACCGCTTGTTATGATGACAGTAAGTTTTAGAGAAGTCTACACTGGCACGTTCGATACATTCTCACACTCACATAGAAACTGCTAGAAAAAAGAATTCCAATAGATTTCCCCCATATACATATTTTCCCATCATCTCAAAGTACATCTGACTTTATTCCATACACACTCACCGAGCCACTGGAAGTGATGGAGGCCAGCAGTATCCCGAACAGTCTCCCCCAGGCTGCTCCGATGAGAAGAGACGGGATGAAGACTCCAGCGGACACTGTCAGGCCATAGGTCCAGCACGCCAGGAAGAAATAGGTCAGCGTGAACATGCCCAGGGTCAGAGGGTTGTAGGTTcctgcaagacagagagaggagagagaaggtaagagaagaaaaataagcatAAAGATGGAAAGTCAGGCTAAGGACATGTAGGAgacggagaagagaggaaaagggcgATCAGGATGGAAAGACGGTCAGGTTCATAGTCATgatgataaagagagagaacattcCCATAGTCGAGGGGGTTTTAGCACctagaggagacagagaaatgagaaataGGTCAACCTGAACATGCTCAGGGTCAGAGGATTGTAGGcaccaggaggagagagggatgagagttgagagagaaggagagagatagttAGGCTATAGGTCCAGCAGgtccacttacacacacactcattgatCCATTCTCACACAGCTTTACCTGGCTGGTTGTGGAAGAG encodes:
- the LOC139921873 gene encoding retinal rod rhodopsin-sensitive cGMP 3',5'-cyclic phosphodiesterase subunit gamma, translated to MSSSGSDVSVSEVTVPTKVTGGPTTPRRGPLKFKQRTAPKFKSKPPKKGVKGFGDDIPGMDGLGTDYTVVCPWEAFSHLELHELAQYGII